The stretch of DNA ccagtggtaatccaacttggatatcgtcgtttggtttttctgttcgcgtTTTTCGTATTGTGTGCTTTTCtctccgcgtcataaattggacgcttcgcgtagtgtgtgatgagcaagaagaagaggaaggcaggctcgagccctgcaaaaaacgaacgcattgacaggggcaataaaatttcgaggcaagcgtcatctaaggatgcacgcgatgttggtgcagtgaaaagtgctcgcactgaaccgagccttcgcgagtgtgacaccgcatcgaacaacatcgaagcaggcgatttcggcgcgtcggtcgaaaatgtaaacgccgttacccaggcagcaaccaaaatcaagcttcccccgctggtggtgaaggcggtcgctcttgacaaactcatcagcgaattcgcatcgatgggtgttacagcagagtacaagctgtgtggcataattcagtctttttccaagcagttaacattttgttttccgtcatcataagggcttcgttggtgcctatgagaatgcatcaatgcattaaactgccgTTATgtcgaagcagacgttaaggttgtgcgccaaaaaatatttggggaacaccaagcatcttgaatgtcttactggaatgtttggaatgttataagttatttgggttcgcgtgccagtcgtaaaactgccttcaactaggattgcatttgcgctaatcttgatcataatgaagcattgacactgttttcgaggttgttattaacaaaaagagtttatttcgcttgtttagtcaccaagaaagcaaatgttctggaattttgtatgtgattaggtttcgcttgccagtagcaaaacttcctccactaagggtgacagctgcgcttctctcgagcatgagaaagttatgcaactcttttcgaggccagttatattaacagaagcatttcttttgagaatagcgcaaaatgctagaagtgtttatattcctagtagtttcaagtcaCCAATGTAAACcaagaaataaattgcgacatacgatcagctagtgcattgttttgcgagggcaagaatgaatcatcaatcaattatcgtcaactgattctacgatgaaaaaaccatttcagagattattctactaagcagttgtttctaaagtttcacagcattatagaataatatccgaaggtataaacaagcgactaatataaaataacagcgtagttctacgtcaacaatgcggtcgtatcttggacacaacctcctataattttttttgtatgatttttttacgcgatttgctcaaaataacgcgattttttatgcgatttgcttgaaattacgcgatttttttacatgatttgctcgaaattacgcgattttcgacTAGGTCTGGAAAATTTCAGCAGAAATGCGAGCGCACGCACAAATGCACAAACAACGCACACaagcacacaaacacacacatagGCGCACAAACGCGCACACACACGCACTCATGTACGAACACACGCGCACATTAGCGTGCTCATACGCGCACACGCATGTACGAATAcacgcgcacacacgcacacaaatacCCAAAAAACACGCGAACATACACAGACTGCCCGAATACATGgatgcttcaaattaatttccaagtGACGATTTCTAATGTCGCTTTTGTTTTcagaatgaaaggaatcaacGTGAAACGAACATTGTTGAAGTTTTGAACTGAGCCTTAGGCGTCGTGCTCAAACTACGTAATGcgaaaaatccggattttgaaccgcctccccccccccccccctacgtaacgcaatttcctatctctaatacacagaaagtaacgcaacctcgacccccctccccccccttatcgcgttacgtaatttgtgcgcgacgccttaataaaaatatatattttggataaaaaaaagtgaaacgaaaGGAATATGTGCGAAAGAGACGAGATATTTGTCTTATCGAGCGTGAagagcaaggatggaaaacaaggaaGCATGATGCGAtctacgattaatcgcaaatagtgatccccgataatcgttcgattaatcgattaatcgaatacttcctacagaaatcgatttgtTCACGACAAACTTAGCGATAAACCGCTGGACTTAACGACAGGAGAATGTGACGAAAATTCCTGACTTCGACTTCGACAAGGCTTGATTGTAATAGCGGGACGGCTGACTTCGAATTAAACTTCGGCTggcgtgaagaaaaaaaatacttcttttCGCTTCTATGGTTAACGGTCTACTAAGTTTTATTGAACATAGTAACAGAATATATTGCCTTCGTGGCCTATGTTTTTATGGTATATAAAAGCGGAAATTATTAATTCCAGTTTGCTATGATTTTTATGTACATCGAAAATTCCAGAAAGGGAAAATAGGGTACTAATCGATAATTTGTTTCGACTCATAACATCCCGGGCCCCGTTGAACCGGTCCGGTTCAACGTGTCTTGAAGATCCTTGTTGTTGTCTTCGATGACCTGGTTTGCTCCACTTTCTCGATCCACCGTCTCGATTGGCAAGACGCTGACCTCAGTAATGGCTCGTTTATAAACTCCACGGCAGGTACGAACCAGTACTACACGCACCAACCCGTCAGTTCCGGCATAGGTCTTCACCACTCTTCCAAGGGGCCACATGAACGGTGGGAGATTCTCCTGCTTAAGAAGAACGAGGACTCCAGGCTGGATGTTGTTCGTTGCTTGCTTCCATTTTGAGCGCTGGTGTAGCTGTGAGATGTAATCTCTGGACCAACGTTTCCAAAAATTCTGTACGGAAGAACACATTTCCTGAAAGCGAGAAAGTTTTTTAGTGGGAACTTCGGAGACATCAGGCTGGGGAAGAGAGAACATTGGTTCCCCGATGAGGAAATGACCGGGTGTTAACACAGCGAGGTCATCTGGGTGGTCCGTGAGGGGGGTGAGAGGCCGAGAGTTGAGAATGCCTTCGATgtgtgctgctgctgttgtaaaTTCATCCAATGTGTACGACGAGCCACCAAAAATTCTTCGAAAATGGAACTTGAACGACTTTACTCCCGCCTCCCACAATCCACCGAAATGCGGGGACCGAGCCGGAATAAATTTGAAGGAGATTCCCTCATCGAGACAGAACTGCTCCCATTGGTCCGTCTGGAACTGCTGCTTATATTGATGACGTAGTTCGCGCATCTCACGATCAGCCCCGACGAAAGCTGTCGCGTTATCGCACCGAAGCTCGATCAACCGACCACGTCGAGCCACAAACCGCTTTATCGCGTTTATACACGCACCTGACGATAAGTTCGGAACAATTTCGACGTGTATAGCTTTCACCGACAGGCACACAAATAATGCGACATACATTTTCACATTTGGCCCTCTCCCATACGACGGACGAATGTTGAATGGCCCGCAATAGTCCAGTCCACTGTAGGAGAATACTCGAGCTGGAGATAATCGCACTGTTGGAAGTGGTGCCATTTGTTGATGAGTGTTACTTGGTGAACATCGGAAGCACGTGATACAATTCCGGACGACTCGACGAACTAACAGCCTGCCTTGAATTGGCCAATAACTTTGGCGCATTGTTGATAGTAGTAGTGAAGGTCCCGCATGAGCCGTACGCAGATGTAGCGAACGAGCAATCAACGTACTCAAATGATGATTGGCGGGAAGCAGTAGGGGGTACCTTGAGTCGTAAGGTCCCTTTAGATTGCTCAAACGACTGTTTAGTCGAAGCAACCCATCGTTACCACAGAATATATTTAGATTCTTAAGAGGTGAATTTGTATCGAATACGACGTTATCGTTCGGATTTCCATTGATCGTGGTTAATTTGTGGAACTCTTTCGGAAAAGCTGTTGCTTGTGCTAGCCGAATGAGCGATTTGAGTGCTCCATTTACTTCTGTTGGTGTAAGTCTACCGATGACACGATCTTCTCGTTTCTTGCGACTATTATTGTAGAATCGAAAGCACCAGGCAACAGTTTTCAGTAGCTTCCCTAATTCTGAAAATCGTTCAGATATGGGATCTTCAACCTTCAAGCAGGACAAAACAATAGTTTGACGTTTTTCAGCCTCTACATCCGATTTCACGGAACGTGCAGTGTCCGGCAGGATTTTAGGCCACTCAGTCTCCGACTGTGTCAAAAAGTCTGGTGCGTGCCACCACAAGTCATCATCGATTATCTGACTTGGACGGATCCCGCGCGAGATTCGACCGGCTGGATTAAGTTCTGTGGGAACGTGCCTCCACTGAAAATCCCTTGTAAAGCGCTGTACCTCAGCGATCCTATTGGAAACAAATACCTTCCAGTTTGTCAGGGGTGCTCGAAGCCAGTATAGAACCACCGTCGAATCAGTCCAGAATGTGACCGATTGCGAGAAATCTGTTGTAGCACGTAGTTTATCCACCAGCTGGCTGCCCAACAATGCCGCACACAGCTCCAGTCGCGGCGTTGATAGTCCACGTATAGGTGCGACTCTGGATTTGGTGACCAACAGGTTACTGGTGATTTGTCCTTCATCATTAGGGCCAACCATGTAGACACAACATCCATAGCCTTTACTCGAAGCATCGCAGAAACAGTGCAGATGATAATTACGGCCACGATTGCAGAGAGCTCGACGAGGAACGGCCACCTCGAGCAGCAGAGGTAATTCACAACGAAATTGCTTCCACCAAGCAGTATCTTCATCAGAGAGTTCTTCATCCCACGCAGAATTGATGGCCCAAAGCCTTTGAATGAAGATTCTGGCGCTGATCACAACTGATCCGAGTAATCCTAGTGGATCAAAAAGCTGGGCTGTTTCTGACACCACTATTCGTTTAGTTACTTTCGACAGTTCGGAGAGGTGTGGAACCTT from Toxorhynchites rutilus septentrionalis strain SRP chromosome 3, ASM2978413v1, whole genome shotgun sequence encodes:
- the LOC129775417 gene encoding uncharacterized protein LOC129775417, with the protein product MLLADEHPFLQKTVLGYVVCGKYTTPSVGTVACHVVTEQDLNSQLEKMWEVENLDVGKCFTREEQDVEDHFLRTVSRDDAGRYTVRLPFRESMVALLGESYEPALRRFVQMEKRFIRDKTLYDEYVKYMDEYERLGHMEVSSCVAGPQYFLPHHAVHRSESSTTKIRIVFDGSSKGSGSLSLNEVLHAGPTVQPPLLSTILNFRMYQYVFTADAEKMFRQIWVDPEDRKFQQIIWRRNPSLPLQIYQLKTVTYGLTSSPFQAARILNKLAEDEGDKYPLAAAVLTKRFYVDDVLAGSDSLEEAVEICSQLRKLLSLGGFSLRKWSTNNQTVLKHIPCELWENSSQMEICRSTVTALGLLWNPHRDYFGFKVPHLSELSKVTKRIVVSETAQLFDPLGLLGSVVISARIFIQRLWAINSAWDEELSDEDTAWWKQFRCELPLLLEVAVPRRALCNRGRNYHLHCFCDASSKGYGCCVYMVGPNDEGQITSNLLVTKSRVAPIRGLSTPRLELCAALLGSQLVDKLRATTDFSQSVTFWTDSTVVLYWLRAPLTNWKVFVSNRIAEVQRFTRDFQWRHVPTELNPAGRISRGIRPSQIIDDDLWWHAPDFLTQSETEWPKILPDTARSVKSDVEAEKRQTIVLSCLKVEDPISERFSELGKLLKTVAWCFRFYNNSRKKREDRVIGRLTPTEVNGALKSLIRLAQATAFPKEFHKLTTINGNPNDNVVFDTNSPLKNLNIFCGNDGLLRLNSRLSNLKGPYDSRYPLLLPANHHLSTLIARSLHLRTAHAGPSLLLSTMRQSYWPIQGRLLVRRVVRNCITCFRCSPSNTHQQMAPLPTVRLSPARVFSYSGLDYCGPFNIRPSYGRGPNVKMYVALFVCLSVKAIHVEIVPNLSSGACINAIKRFVARRGRLIELRCDNATAFVGADREMRELRHQYKQQFQTDQWEQFCLDEGISFKFIPARSPHFGGLWEAGVKSFKFHFRRIFGGSSYTLDEFTTAAAHIEGILNSRPLTPLTDHPDDLAVLTPGHFLIGEPMKCVLPYRIFGNVGPEITSHSYTSAQNGSKQRTTSSLESSFFLSRRISHRSCGPLEEW